In Pseudomonas glycinae, the DNA window GAAGCGCTGGTTGCTTTGCTTGGCGATCAGCTTCGCGGTGATCAGCATCAGGACTTTGATAAAGGTCGCGATCAGCGAAAAAAAGCCATCGAACAGGATGGACTGGGAACCCGAAACAAAACCGGTGGCGATCCCGGCGATCGACACGGCAAACATCAGGAGGGTCGATTGTTTGAGCAGCGACTGCTCACCTCGGTTACTCACTTTGACTCCTCGAAAAACCTTGAAAACCGCAGGGTGCGGTGGGGTTGTTGAGGAGTGAGTCTACCCCATGCGGGGATTTTGCCTGTTACGGCCCCATCGCGGGCAAGCCCGCTCCCACAGGTTTATCGGTGGACCGAAATCTTGGGACCGCCTCGATACCTGTGGGAGCTGGCTTGCCAGCGATTAGCCGTTACGCGGTGTCAGACCTTGTTGCGCTCGATGGCAAAACCGGCCCAGGTCTGGCTCACCGGCATCAGTTCCAGGCTGTTGATGTTGATGTGCGCCGGCGCGTTCAGCACCCAGAAGATCGTCTCGGCGATGTCCTGCGGCTGGATCGGCTCGGCACCGGCGTAGGTGGCGTCGTAACGCGCCTGATCGCCGGCGAAACGCACCAGCGAGAACTCGCTCTCGCACAGGCCCGGCTCGATGTTGCTGACGCGCACGCCAGTGCCCTGCAGGTCGCAGCGCAGGTTCAGCGAGAACTGTTTGACGAAAGCCTTGGTCGCGCCGTAAACGTGGCTGCCCGGGTACGGATAGTTGCCGGCGATGGAACCGAGGTTGATGATACCGGCGCCGCGACCGTGGGCGATCAGGCGCGGCAGCAACAGGCGAGTGCTATACATCAGGCCTTTGACGTTGGTGTCGACCATGGTGTCCCAATCGTCGAGGTCGCACTTCGGTGCAGGGTCAACGCCCAGCGCCAGCCCGGCGTTGTTGATCAGGCCACGCAGTTTGGCGAACGATGGCGGCAGATTGGCAATCGCCTCTTCCATCGCCTTGCGATCACGCACGTCCAGCACCAGACCATGCACTTCGGTCTGCTTCGACAGCTCGGCGCACAGCGCGTTGAGGCGGTCGCCACGACGACCGGTCAGCACCAGTTTCCAACCGGCCTCGGCAAAACGACGGGCACAGGCTTCACCAAAACCGGAGGTCGCGCCGGTGATAAACAGGGTGTTGGACATCGTGTTCTCCTTGCTTCGGCCGCCGGGGCAGCCCTTGGAATAGAAAATCAGCGGGCAGCATGCCCGGCCCCGCTTTAACCGGCAACCACCGGATCCTGTTCATTAATTGATCAATCTCCGCCAGGCCATACGCGCTGAGGCCTGTAGCCATATGCACGCACGTTATCCACAAGCCCTTCCACAGTTTCCGGGGGCAAGTGGTTAAGCGCAAAGCCGCGCCACACAAGGCTTTGCGGGCGATTTGCAAAGTTTTTTGCTTGACCCTGAACAACCAGTTGTGCCGGGCAGGGCATTTTGCACGACCGGCCGGTCATGGCCATGATTGCGCGAGGCCAGCAATTACGGCCCTTAGCCGAGTCTTTCCAGAGTTTAATCACAGACTTATCCACAGGATTGACCACAGCCATCCGCGCGGTTTTGCGCCCCCATAAAAAGGTTGACAAACGGGCCTTACCCTCAGCGAAAACACACTGATCAAAAAACAACCACAGCGCTGCACGCCACGGTTTAAAAGGCTTTCAGCCAGCTACACCCACGTTATTCACAGCCAGCTCCACAGCAAACGGGGACAAGTCAAAACTGTGGAAAAACAGCCATTTGCAGCGTCTATATGTCGCGCTTTGGCAGGTTGAGAATTTTGTTTTCCACAATTTCCCGAAAGTCCTGGTTTTCAGTGACCGAGCAGAAGCAAAAAAGCCCCGACACTCACGCATCGGGGCTTGTGGACAACTTCAAACGATCAGTGACCGCCGAGGTAAGCGTTACGCACCTCCTCGTTCACCAACAGTTCCTGACCGGTGCCCGTCAGGCGGATCTCGCCGTTGACCATCACGTACGCCCGGTCGGACAGTTTCAACGCATGGTTGGCATTCTGCTCGACGAGGAAAATGGTCATGCCGGTTTTCGCCAGTTCCCGCAGGGTGGCGAAGATCTGTTTCACCACGATCGGCGCCAGACCCAGACTCGGTTCGTCCAACAGCAACAGCTTGGGCCGGCTCATGAGCGCCCGGGCGATGGCGAGCATCTGCTGCTCGCCCCCGGACATGGTCATGGCCCGCTGATTACGGCGCTCTTCGAGCCGCGGGAACAGCTCGAACATGCGCTGCATGTCTTCCTTGGCGTACTTGTCGCCGATCGGAATGGTGCCCATCAGCAGGTTTTCCTCGACGGTCATGTCGGGGAACACCCGCCGCCCTTCCGGCGACTGCGCGATGCCGTTAGAGGCGATGTAGTGCGATGACTTGTGGGTAATGTCCACGCCTTGATAGAGAATCTGCCCGCCCGCCGCCCGTGGCTGGCCGAAGATCGACATCAACAGGGTGGATTTGCCGGCACCGTTGGAGCCGATCAGGCTGACGGTTTCTCCTTCGTTGATCTGCAGCGAAACGCCTTTGAGGGCCTGGATCGGGCCGTAGAACACGTCCAGATCCTTGAGTTCGAGGATGGGTTGCGTCATACGACTTCCTCTTCGTCGGCGCCCAGATAAGCAGCGATCACTTTCGGATCGTTACGGATGGCATCCGGTCCGCCCTCGGCGATGACGATGCCGTGGTCCAGCACCACGATGTGATCGGAAATGCTCATTACCATGCCCATGTCGTGTTCGATCAGCACCACGGTCAGATCGTGCTCGTCGCGCAGCAGCCGGATCATCGCGCTCAGCGCTTCGGTTTCCTGAGGGTTGAGGCCGGCGGCCGGTTCGTCGAGGCAGATGATCTGCGGCCGCGTGCACATGGCCCGGGCGATTTCCAGACGGCGCTGTTGGCCGTAGGACAGTTCACCGGCCAGACGGTTGGCGCAGTCCACCAGATCCACCACTTCCAGCCAGTAGAACGCGCAGTCCAGCGCGTCGCTTTCAGCCTTGCGGTAACCCTTGGTGTTAAGGATGCCGGCCAGCATGTTGCGGTTGACCCACATGTGCTGAGCCACCAGCAGGTTTTCCAGCACCGACATTTCCTTGAACAGGCGAATGTTCTGGAACGTCCGGGCCAGTCCTGCACGGTTCACCAGGTGGGTGCCGCCGAACATCTTGTAGTACATACGACTGAGGAACGACTTCGGCGAAACGAAATCGGTCGGTTTGAACGACTCGCCGAGCAACTGGATGACGTTGGTCTGCTTGCCGCGCACGTTGAGCTCGATCTTGCCGCCGGAGGCCTTGTAGAACCCGGTCAGGCAGTTGAACACCGTGGTCTTGCCGGCGCCGTTGGGGCCGATCAGGGCGAAGATCGAGTTGCGTTTGACCTTCAGGCTGACGTCGCTCAGGGCCTTGATGCCACCGAAGTGCATCATCAGTTTTTCAACAGAGAGTACGACTTCACTCATGGCGCAGTCCTCTCATAGTGAATGGCACCTTTGCGTGGAGTGACCCCGGTACGGCTGATGCGGATCAGCCCGCGAGGTCGCCAGATCATCATCAACACCATCAGGATGCCGAACAGCAACACGCGGTATTCGGCGAAGCCGCGCAGCAGTTCCGGGGCGACGGTCAGCACGAACGCTGCGATCACCACACCGATGGTCGAGCCCATGCCGCCGAGCACGACGATGGCGAGGATCAGCGCCGACTCGAAGAAAGTGAACGAGGTCGGGTTGACGAAGCCTTGATAGGTGGCGAAGAACACCCCCGCCAGACCGGCGGTGGATGCACCGATGGTGAACGCCGAGAGTTTGACCAGCACGTGGTTGAGGCCCATCGAGCGGCAGGCGATCTCGTCTTCACGCAGGGCTTCCCAGGCGCGGCCAACCGGCATCTTCACCAGACGATGCTTGATGTACAGCACGGCCAGTACCACCAGGAACAGCACCGCATAGATGAAGTAGTACTTCACGTCCGGGTTGTAGGCGATGCCGAAGAACTCGTGAAACGGCACCCCGCCATCCTTCGCTCGCTTGCCGAATTCCAGACCGAAGAAGGTCGGCAGTGGTGCCGGCATGCCGTTCGGGCCGCCGGTCAGGGACAGCCAGTTGTTGAGCACCAGACGAATGATTTCACCGAAGCCCAGGGTCACGATCGCCAGGTAGTCGCCGTGCAGGCGCAGCACCGGGAAACCGAGGATGCAACCGGCAAGGCCGGCGGTGATCGCCGCCAGCGGCAGCACGGTCCAGAAGCCCAGCCCGAGGTACTGATACCCGAGCGCCAGACCGTAGGCGCCGATGGCGTAGAACGCCACGTAACCCAGGTCGAGCAGGCCGGCCAGACCGACCACGATGTTCAGTCCCAGCCCCAGCAGCACGTAGATCAGTCCGAGGATGACCACACCCAGCAGGTAGGAGTTGGAGAAGAACGGCAACGCTACGGCGATGGCGATCATCAGCGGGATGATCCAGCGCAGGCGCGATTTGTAGTCCGGGGGCAGCACATGCACGCCGGAACCGGTGCTCTCGAATCCGTCGAGAATGCGCAGGCCTTTCGGGGTTTGCAGGAACAGACTGAGGGCAAAGCGGCCGGCCATGACGATGGCAATGATCCACGCCACGCGGGTCGGTTCGAGGTTGAAGCTGTAGCCGTCGAGTACCACGCCGACAATCGGCCCGAACACGATCAGGGCGATCAGTCCGGCGAGAATCGCCTCAACCAGGCTTTTTTTGACATCGATGGATTTTGCAGTGGTTGAAGACATCGCTTACACCTTCGACACAAGAGGACGGCCCAGCAGGCCCTGAGGCCGGAAGACCAGAACAAGTACGAGCAGCGAGAAGCTGAACACGTCTTTGTAGTCGGAGTTGACCAGGCCCGAGAACAGCGACTCGGAGATCCCGAGGATGATCCCGCCGAGCATGGCGCCAGGCAGCGAACCGATCCCGCCCAGTACTGCCGCAGTAAATGCCTTGATGCCGATGATGAAGCCGGCATAGAAGTCGAAGGTGCCGTAGTTCATGGTGATCAGCACGCCGGCCAACGCCGCCATGGCCGCACCGATGATGAACACGTAGGAAATGACCCGGTCGGTGTTGATGCCGAGGATCGAAGCCATTTTGCGGTCCTGCTGGGTCGCACGGCACATGCGCCCGAGCTTGGTGTACTTGATGACATAGGTCAGCAGGCCCATGCCGACGAATGCGGCCACCAGGATGAAGACTTTGGTGTAGGTCAGCTGCACGAAGCCGGTACCGACTTCGACACGCCATGCACCGGTCAGCAGCGTGGGTACGCCCTGTTGTTTGGCGCCTTGGGCGATCTGTGCGTAGTTTTGCAGAATCAGGGAGATGCCGATGGCGCTGATCAACGGTGCCAGTCGGGTGGAGTTGCGCAGGGGTTTGTAAGCGACTCGCTCGATGACCCAGCCATACACCGCCGTGATCACGATGGTGAATACCAGGGTGCCGAGCATCAGCAGCGGGAAGGATTCAATACCGAAGTAAGCCAGCAGAGCCAGACTGATTGCCGCCAGGTAAGCAGAAATCATGTAAACCTCGCCGTGGGCGAAGTTGATCATGCCGATGATGCCGTAGACCATTGTGTAGCCGATGGCGATCAGGCCATAGACCGACCCGAGGGTCAGGCCGTTGACCAGTTGCTGCAGGAAAATACCATCCATAACGCAATCTCACGCAGTGAGAACCTGCACACCCTGAGGCGCGCGGTTCTTCTAGGAAAAATACAGATTTACGTCGGAGCAATGTCAGACAGGAAACCGCAGCCCCCTTGTGGGAGCTGGCTTGCCAGCGATAGCGGTAGAACATTCAACAAAGTTGTCGACTGTCAGGCCGTCATCGCGGGCAAGCCCGCTCCCACAGGGAATGTGGCGTCCGGTTGATCAGGTGCCGTTATTTCTGTTTTTCCAGCTGGTGATATTTGCCGTCCTTGTCCCACTGGTAGACCACGTAGTCGGAGACCTTCAGGTCGCCTTTGGAATCCCAGGTCTTCTCGCCCATGACGGTCTTGACCGGGTTCTTCTTCAGCCAGGCAGCGGCCTCCTCGCCCTTGTTCGACTTGGCGCCGTTGAAGGCGGCGGCCAGGGCCTGAACCGATGCATAGGCGTACAGGGTGTAGCCTTCAGGCTCGGTGCCAGCCTTGCGGAATGCATCTACCACGGTCTTGCTGTCTGGCAGCAGGCGTGGGTCGGCACCGAAGGTCATCAGCACGCCGTCGACGAATTGCGGGCCACCGGCGGTGGTCACCAGTTCGTCGGTCACGATACCGTCATCGGACATGAACTTGACGTCTTTCAGGCCTTGTTCACGCAGTTGGCGAACCAGCGGGCCGGCTTCCGGGTGCAGGCCACCGAAGTAGACGACATCGGCACCGGCGCCACGGATCTTGGTGACGATTGTGCTGAAGTCTTTCTCGCCACGGGTCAGGCCTTCGTACAGCACCGGCTTAACGCCGCGTTTTTCCAGTTGAGCCTTGGTCGCATCGGCCAGGCCCTGACCGTAGGTGTCCTTGTCGTGCAGCACGACGACTTTCTTGCCCTTGAGCACGTCGACGATGTAATCGCCGGCAACGATGCCCTGCTGGTCGTCACGGCCGCACATACGGAACATGGCGCTCAGGCCGCGCTCGGTCACTTGTGGGTTGGTGGAACCCGGAGTGATGGCGATGATGCCGGCTTCGTCGTAGATCTCCGACGCAGGAATGGTCGAGGACGAGCAGAAGTGGCCGACCACACCGGCGACTTTCTGGTTGGTGAGGTCCTTGGCGACCGTCACCGCCTGTTTCGGCTCGCAAGCGTCATCGCCCTTGACCAGGACGATTTTCTCCCCGTTGACGCCGCCCGCCGCGTTGACCGCGTCGGCCGCCGCTTGTGCCCCTTTCATGTATTGCTCGCCAAATGCCGCGTTGGCGCCCGTCATCGGACCCGCCACACCGATTTTCACATCAGCTTGTGCAAACGCAGAAACACCCAGCGCAGTAGCCACTGCGAGGGCCAGAAAGCCTTTCTTGTAAAACGTCTGGGACATGAGGTGGTGCTCCAAGGTTTTTTTTAGTTGGCACTGCGACTTCACTTGAATGCTCAGAGCAAGGGCCGTGCCATCGGTTTTTTATTCTTCAAAAAGTCGCTGCTTTCTTGTTATTTCGACTGTTTCGTTCCCGTTTTCATTGGGCGTGCAACCGTCTAAACCGCGGAAGGTGAAACCAATTATTTTTTCAGGCGCAACCCGCACGCGCCATCATTGCAACCGCGGCGCCAAACGACGTGCAACCAGCCTGTAACAGCCCGCGTCACCGAACTGCACACTGCTGGTGCGGGACTGCTACAACCCGCACCATTACAGGCTAGTCGCTACATCGAAAAGCGCCGCTTCCGGCAACATATTTCAACACTCAGATGACGATCCGCAGGCACTGGCCCGCGTGATACAGCGAGAACCCGGCCTCGTACAGACAACTGCGCAAGCCCACCCCCGCCAGCGGCTGCATCGGGGCGAAGGGAATCGGCAATGCCTGAGGATTTCCGTTACACAGGTAATCGGCGAAGGCCTTGCCGACCACAGTGCCGGTTGTCACGCCCCGACCGTTGTAACCGGTGACGGCCACCAGTCCCGGCGCGGGCTCGAACAGGCGCATCAAATGATCGGGAGTGAACGCGATGCGCCCGGTCCAGGTGCATTCCCATTCCACAGGCTTGAGATTGGGGAAGTAATGCTGCTGCACCCGGTCGGCCCAGGCCTTGAGGAACCAGGTCGGTTTCTGATTGCCGTTGCCGAGGCTGCCCAGCAACAGACGCCCGTCCTTGTCGCGGCGGATGCTGCTCAGCACCTGGCGGGTATCCCAAGAGCCCTGCCCGCCCGGGAGGATTTCCTGAGCGGCGTCTTCGGTGAGCGGCACCGAAGCGACCTGATAGTAGTAACCGGGGAAGAAATTGCGCTTGAGTTCGGTCCAGTCGCCTTCGGTGTAGGCGTTGGAAGCGATAACCACCTGTTCGGCGAGCACCGAACCCTTCTCGGTCTGCACCGACCATTTCGGCCCCTGGCGTTCAAGACGCGCGACCGGCGAGTGATCGAACATCTGCCCGCCAAGGCTCATTACAGCGTTGGCCAGCCCGGTGACATACGCCATCGGATTGAGCGTACCGGCGCGCCGGTCGAGCAATGCGGCGGCAATCTTCTGTGTACCGGTCGCTTGTTCACAGGCCTTGCCGGTCAGCAGTTCGACCGGTGCACCGCGGCGTTTCCACTGTTCTTCGCGACTGCGCAGATCCGCCTCACCCTTGGCGTTGTGCGCCATGTGCAGGGTGCCTTCGCGGCGCAACTGGCAATCGATGCTGTATTTATCCACAAGGCTGAACACCAGCGCCGGCGCCGCACCGAGCATGCGGTTGAGCTGGCTGCCGACCGCCTCGCCGAAGCCGGCTTCGATCTCGTCCGGCGGAATCCACATCCCGGCGTTGACCAGCCCGACGTTGCGCCCGGAGCCACCATGCCCGGCGCGATGGGCTTCGAGCACGCAGACACTTTTGCCTTTCTCCAGCAGATGCAGCGCCGCCGACAACCCGGTGAACCCGGCGCCGATCACGCAGACATCGACTTTGACCTCGCCCCTGAGCGCCGTGTTATCCGGTCGTTGCGGCGTGAGTTTTTCCCACAGACATTCTTCGCGTAACGGCATTGCCAAGCTCCAACAGAAACCTGCCAAACACACCTAAAAGATCGTTCCCACGCTCTGCGTAGTAACGCCGTCAGGGACGCTCTGCGTCCCGAAAGCGAACGCGGAGCGTTCGGTGCAGCATTCCCACGCAGAGCGTGGGAACGATCAATAGCTTTGAGAAAACTGTCAATCGAAGGTAATGCCCTGCGCCAGCGGCAATTCCAGCGAGTAGTTCACGGTATTGGTCTGCCGACGCATATACGCGCGCCATGCATCCGAACCCGACTCACGACCGCCACCGGTTTCTTTCTCGCCACCGAACGCGCCGCCGATTTCCGCGCCGCTCGGGCCGATGTTGACGTTGGCGATGCCGCAGTCACTGCCGACAGCCGACATGAATTTCTCGGCCTCGCGCACATCGGTGGTGAAGATGCACGACGACAACCCTTGCGGCACGGCATTGTTCAGGCGCAGCGCCTCTTCGAAATCGCTGTAACCGACCACGTACAGGATCGGCGCGAAGGTCTCGCTGCACACCACGTCGCTCTGCTCCGGCATTTCAACGATGGCCGGCGACACGTAGTAGGCGTTAGGGAATTGATCTTCCAGTTGGCGCTTGCCGCCGAACACCCGACCGCCCTCGCTCAGCGCCTGCTCCAGCGCGTCCTGCATGTTTTCGAAGCTGTGTTTGTCGATCAGCGGGCCGATCAGGTTGCCCTCCAGTGGGTGACCGATACGGACTTTGGAGTACGCAGCTTTCAGGCGGGTGACGATTTCTTCTTTCACCGATTCATGGGCGATCAGGCGACGCAAGGTGGTGCAACGCTGGCCGGCGGTGCCGACGGCGCTGAACAGAATGGCGCGCACGGCCATGTCCAGATCGGCGCTCGGGCCGAGGATCATCGCGTTGTTGCCGCCCAGTTCGAGGATGCTGCGGGCGAAGCGTGCGGCGACTTTCGGCGCCACTTCGCGGCCCATGCGGGTGCTGCCGGTGGCACTGATCAGCGCGACACGCGGGTCATCGACCAGCGCTTCGCCGGCATCACGACCACCGATGATCACCTGGCTCAGGTGCGCCGGGGCATCGCTGAAATTCTTCAGTACGCGTTCGAACAGCGC includes these proteins:
- a CDS encoding SDR family oxidoreductase; the protein is MSNTLFITGATSGFGEACARRFAEAGWKLVLTGRRGDRLNALCAELSKQTEVHGLVLDVRDRKAMEEAIANLPPSFAKLRGLINNAGLALGVDPAPKCDLDDWDTMVDTNVKGLMYSTRLLLPRLIAHGRGAGIINLGSIAGNYPYPGSHVYGATKAFVKQFSLNLRCDLQGTGVRVSNIEPGLCESEFSLVRFAGDQARYDATYAGAEPIQPQDIAETIFWVLNAPAHININSLELMPVSQTWAGFAIERNKV
- a CDS encoding ABC transporter ATP-binding protein — translated: MTQPILELKDLDVFYGPIQALKGVSLQINEGETVSLIGSNGAGKSTLLMSIFGQPRAAGGQILYQGVDITHKSSHYIASNGIAQSPEGRRVFPDMTVEENLLMGTIPIGDKYAKEDMQRMFELFPRLEERRNQRAMTMSGGEQQMLAIARALMSRPKLLLLDEPSLGLAPIVVKQIFATLRELAKTGMTIFLVEQNANHALKLSDRAYVMVNGEIRLTGTGQELLVNEEVRNAYLGGH
- a CDS encoding ABC transporter ATP-binding protein, with the protein product MSEVVLSVEKLMMHFGGIKALSDVSLKVKRNSIFALIGPNGAGKTTVFNCLTGFYKASGGKIELNVRGKQTNVIQLLGESFKPTDFVSPKSFLSRMYYKMFGGTHLVNRAGLARTFQNIRLFKEMSVLENLLVAQHMWVNRNMLAGILNTKGYRKAESDALDCAFYWLEVVDLVDCANRLAGELSYGQQRRLEIARAMCTRPQIICLDEPAAGLNPQETEALSAMIRLLRDEHDLTVVLIEHDMGMVMSISDHIVVLDHGIVIAEGGPDAIRNDPKVIAAYLGADEEEVV
- the livM gene encoding high-affinity branched-chain amino acid ABC transporter permease LivM, which produces MSSTTAKSIDVKKSLVEAILAGLIALIVFGPIVGVVLDGYSFNLEPTRVAWIIAIVMAGRFALSLFLQTPKGLRILDGFESTGSGVHVLPPDYKSRLRWIIPLMIAIAVALPFFSNSYLLGVVILGLIYVLLGLGLNIVVGLAGLLDLGYVAFYAIGAYGLALGYQYLGLGFWTVLPLAAITAGLAGCILGFPVLRLHGDYLAIVTLGFGEIIRLVLNNWLSLTGGPNGMPAPLPTFFGLEFGKRAKDGGVPFHEFFGIAYNPDVKYYFIYAVLFLVVLAVLYIKHRLVKMPVGRAWEALREDEIACRSMGLNHVLVKLSAFTIGASTAGLAGVFFATYQGFVNPTSFTFFESALILAIVVLGGMGSTIGVVIAAFVLTVAPELLRGFAEYRVLLFGILMVLMMIWRPRGLIRISRTGVTPRKGAIHYERTAP
- a CDS encoding ABC transporter permease subunit translates to MDGIFLQQLVNGLTLGSVYGLIAIGYTMVYGIIGMINFAHGEVYMISAYLAAISLALLAYFGIESFPLLMLGTLVFTIVITAVYGWVIERVAYKPLRNSTRLAPLISAIGISLILQNYAQIAQGAKQQGVPTLLTGAWRVEVGTGFVQLTYTKVFILVAAFVGMGLLTYVIKYTKLGRMCRATQQDRKMASILGINTDRVISYVFIIGAAMAALAGVLITMNYGTFDFYAGFIIGIKAFTAAVLGGIGSLPGAMLGGIILGISESLFSGLVNSDYKDVFSFSLLVLVLVFRPQGLLGRPLVSKV
- a CDS encoding ABC transporter substrate-binding protein produces the protein MSQTFYKKGFLALAVATALGVSAFAQADVKIGVAGPMTGANAAFGEQYMKGAQAAADAVNAAGGVNGEKIVLVKGDDACEPKQAVTVAKDLTNQKVAGVVGHFCSSSTIPASEIYDEAGIIAITPGSTNPQVTERGLSAMFRMCGRDDQQGIVAGDYIVDVLKGKKVVVLHDKDTYGQGLADATKAQLEKRGVKPVLYEGLTRGEKDFSTIVTKIRGAGADVVYFGGLHPEAGPLVRQLREQGLKDVKFMSDDGIVTDELVTTAGGPQFVDGVLMTFGADPRLLPDSKTVVDAFRKAGTEPEGYTLYAYASVQALAAAFNGAKSNKGEEAAAWLKKNPVKTVMGEKTWDSKGDLKVSDYVVYQWDKDGKYHQLEKQK
- a CDS encoding NAD(P)/FAD-dependent oxidoreductase, giving the protein MPLREECLWEKLTPQRPDNTALRGEVKVDVCVIGAGFTGLSAALHLLEKGKSVCVLEAHRAGHGGSGRNVGLVNAGMWIPPDEIEAGFGEAVGSQLNRMLGAAPALVFSLVDKYSIDCQLRREGTLHMAHNAKGEADLRSREEQWKRRGAPVELLTGKACEQATGTQKIAAALLDRRAGTLNPMAYVTGLANAVMSLGGQMFDHSPVARLERQGPKWSVQTEKGSVLAEQVVIASNAYTEGDWTELKRNFFPGYYYQVASVPLTEDAAQEILPGGQGSWDTRQVLSSIRRDKDGRLLLGSLGNGNQKPTWFLKAWADRVQQHYFPNLKPVEWECTWTGRIAFTPDHLMRLFEPAPGLVAVTGYNGRGVTTGTVVGKAFADYLCNGNPQALPIPFAPMQPLAGVGLRSCLYEAGFSLYHAGQCLRIVI
- a CDS encoding aldehyde dehydrogenase family protein produces the protein MVAALLDRLGVNPALYQNGKVPVHSPIDGSRIGAVNWEGPAEVEQHISRADHAFEHWRKVPAPRRGELVRQFGEVLREYKTELGELVSWEAGKITQEGLGEVQEMIDICDFAVGLSRQLYGLTIASERPGHHMRETWHPLGVVGVISAFNFPVAVWAWNTTLALVCGNPVVWKPSEKTPLTALACQALFERVLKNFSDAPAHLSQVIIGGRDAGEALVDDPRVALISATGSTRMGREVAPKVAARFARSILELGGNNAMILGPSADLDMAVRAILFSAVGTAGQRCTTLRRLIAHESVKEEIVTRLKAAYSKVRIGHPLEGNLIGPLIDKHSFENMQDALEQALSEGGRVFGGKRQLEDQFPNAYYVSPAIVEMPEQSDVVCSETFAPILYVVGYSDFEEALRLNNAVPQGLSSCIFTTDVREAEKFMSAVGSDCGIANVNIGPSGAEIGGAFGGEKETGGGRESGSDAWRAYMRRQTNTVNYSLELPLAQGITFD